TCCTTTCTCTCCTGAAGAGGAAGTTCCGCAAAACTGCGGAAAGGATGACCCTCCGGGAATACAAGGGGGGTGTCGAGAACGGAGACGCCTACCGGTGCCTTTGGGTGTACGTGGAGAGGCAACGCTTCCTGGTGATGGTGGATACCCTGATGGAGTTCGACTTCCCCCATTTCCAGATCACCTCCGGCGACGATATCGGTGATTCGATCGAACTCAACTATCACTTCTCGATCTTCCGCAGCATCGATCGCGGCAAAAGGCTCGGCGTCACGATCTCCGTCATCGTGCCAAAGAATGATCTCGTAATGCCCTCCCTCTGGAGCAGGGTCCCTGGGATAGAGTACAG
The Thermovirga sp. DNA segment above includes these coding regions:
- a CDS encoding NADH-quinone oxidoreductase subunit C; this translates as MRPRRVEYTKEYESPEKVLSLLKRKFRKTAERMTLREYKGGVENGDAYRCLWVYVERQRFLVMVDTLMEFDFPHFQITSGDDIGDSIELNYHFSIFRSIDRGKRLGVTISVIVPKNDLVMPSLWSRVPGIEYSEREIREMFGVDFDGLPNKGLVFLPEDWNEDIKPWRRDETGPKPEDIRELS